ATATTTCTGAGGAAGAGTGGCATAACACTTTAAGGACAAATTTGACAGGATCTTGGCTAGTTTCCAAATATGTTGGAAAACACATGCAAGCTGCAAAACGAGGAGGCTCTATTATTAATATTTCATCTATTGCTGGTTTAAATAGAATATCAGTGCGAGGGGGCATTGCCTATTCTTCCTCCAACAAGGCTGCCATGGATAGCATGACCAAGGTTATAATCTAATTTTTGGAATGATGCACTGTCCTTTTGAGTGCTGTAAAAATAGTGCATGTTTTGGTTGCTAGAAAATATAGTAGCTTTTTCAATCAAAAGGGGAAATAACTTCCCTCACTTAATAGCGAAAGTCATTTTCCCTAACATTATCTTTAGTGTTAGCtttcatatatcactattttacCCAATACATGAACATTATTATTTACTTACTACTCaaaaatttgttcaaacactATCTAATTTgctataatattattattattatcattctttagtaaataatttttaagaaaatagtttcaGCTCTCCGATCAAACACCTAAATACATTTCCTTAAAAATGAAGTCCGTCATACAAAAACACCCCCCTAATCCTTTATTTTATGAAATGGGAAAGATGAAATCATAGTAACTCTTTATGAATTTTAATTTCTCAATCGCATTTGGTTCCTTTTAAGATTTCTCTCAGCTTTCTCTATTAGCATCCCTCGCTTctaattaatttcttttaaaaaaaatatatttttcctaATCAAGTGtttcttgcttttcttttcttcatacGTTAACATTTTGATATATCTATACGTAAACTAACCTCGAAAAATCTAAATTGTTCTCTATATATTAATGAAAATTTGCAGGTAATTGCATTGGAATTGGGAGAACATAACATAAGAGTGAATGCAATAGCTCCAGGAATTTTCAAATCGGAGATTACTGAGAAATTATTGCAAAAAGATTGGCTAAAAAATGTAGCAACAAGAAGTGTTCCACTGAAAACTTTTGGAACCACAAATCCTGCTTTAACTTCACTTGTGAGATACTTGGTCCATGACTCTTCCAATTACATATCTGGCAACATATTTATTGTTGATTCTGGTTATACTCTTCCTGGTATCCCTATCTTTTCTTCTCTATAAGTTATACTCAGAGGTGGAGCCAGAATTTGATGTTTATGGGTTCTTAATTCGTAACCAAACTCAGCACGTCTCACTTATTGGGTTTGtagttaaatatttatatatttttaatgaattttctAATATAAATAAGAGTGTTACCCCACTAAGAggttgacaagagtgggttgctctagtggcgagtaccctccacttccaaccaagaggttgtgagtttaagtcaccccaagagcaagacagggagttcttggagggaaggagccgagggtctatcgaagcAATCTCTCTaccccaaggtaggggtaaggtttgcgtacacagtactactctccccagaccccactagtgggattatactggattgttattgttgttgttgttgtaaataagAGTGCTACTGAGTTTGTTTGAACCCGTAAGCAATACTCTACGGCACTACCTTCGCCCCTCGCTATGACACTTGAAAGAAGAACAATATATTATTGATCATCAAGAAACTAATATCTTTGTACGTAGTTATCTATTTCAAAGAAATTATTATGATctatttccttccattttttgtcttttattttcattCGTTAGGAAATGTGATGCATGTATAACAtgaattttttaatacaaatatagaaTGTTAATGAATTTGTTTGAACCCGTAAGCAATACTCTATATATGGAACTACCTCCGCCCCTGTTGCgacacttgaagaagaacaatatATACCGATCATCAAGAAGTACAACATTAATTAATTGCTGCTAAGATAGTTACCTACTCACTCGGGCGCCAACTTTCTACGATCAAATTTAGGACAATAAAACAAGTAGTGCAACCACATGTATCCATCCAatcaacttttgccaattgaaAGTTGAGTTTGCAAACTCATGTTTTGATAATTCTCAAACATACGCGTAAAAGTCTACTAAACCCCCTAATCTAGCTAGGGTTTAGGTAATAATATCTTCTTTCACACATTCAAacagttcaaaaaaaaaaattattgttgttcCTGTTGATTCAAGGAAGCTTTCTCGGTCATTTCACTGGATTTTGAGTTGGTTTTATTCTGAAATTGAAGTCAAGTATGTTGTTCATGCGCTGCTGAGTTCCACGTTTAATTCCAGACTTTATCTGGTTTGTTTTTCAGCAATTTTCCTGCTATTAGGTATGTTACACTCATGCATGAGCTGTTTTTGAATTCATAAATGAAAAATCTGAATTGTTCGTCCTATGTTTGAGTATGATTTTGTAGACCTAGCATGTTTAGCCATCGAGTTAGTTTAATAGTTCATTCTCGATCTTTCTTTTACGATTATATAGTTGAATACTATATTCGTTTGCTTCTGATTAGTTGTTTAGCTATTTCATTTTAGTTTAATAGTTCATTTTAGTTCCTTCTGTTTCCTAAGCAGAAGATCGTAGGTCTATAGTCATTGAGTTGGTCTCTGGGTTAATTGGCAATTGGAGTACTCGAATGCTTAGACCATTTTATAATGTTTAAGAAAGGTTTGTTAAATTGGACGAgttgttgtttgttttagttTGCGTAGAAACAAGTTTAGTAGGCAGTGAACTTTTGATAGTTAATTTGAATTAGTGGGCCAAAATCAGAATCATCGGGCCCAAGATGAATAAGTTAGCCCATTTCTTATAAATTAGTAGATCATCTGAATCCTTCTAGAATAGTAAGATAATAGAATTTGCTAATAATTCCAATAACCGAATCATACCATTTCTATCCATAATAATATCCATAATCAATGGCCTTGCACAACGAATCTCAAACTAGTTTAGAAAATAATTAACTTATGAATATCGTAGaatgctttaggcgcgttctaatctattatcgtgattgtgtacacgttcgcgtgacataattatgatttttacgaataaatcaaagtacgcgttcgcgcgactttggccgaacaatcttaataattaataaagcgtgattaatcgtgtacacgtacgcgtgacacgattttagCGCCCCAAATAAAGTGGATATACACACATGTGATCCGTTTTAAAGATAAATCCATAAACgccataattaaaagcggtaaaagataaaacgcacacccggagcaatactctttctccaatcatcaatgaaacatcacgaaccttacgatcggtataactcttttgcctagactgagctgtgcgaagtcgatcctggataaccttgaccttatccaaggcatcctctACCAAATCAATACCCAACAACCGAACCTCCCCCTGTTccaaccaaccaactggagaatggAATCGCTtcccgta
This DNA window, taken from Nicotiana tabacum cultivar K326 chromosome 15, ASM71507v2, whole genome shotgun sequence, encodes the following:
- the LOC107787810 gene encoding uncharacterized protein LOC107787810; its protein translation is MQAAKRGGSIINISSIAGLNRISVRGGIAYSSSNKAAMDSMTKVIALELGEHNIRVNAIAPGIFKSEITEKLLQKDWLKNVATRSVPLKTFGTTNPALTSLVRYLVHDSSNYISGNIFIVDSGYTLPGIPIFSSL